In Miniphocaeibacter halophilus, the following proteins share a genomic window:
- a CDS encoding MarR family winged helix-turn-helix transcriptional regulator, with translation MIEELFSEVYEKFKLNFYKNIFKNFETREATLSATETFCVEVINALGRPTISELTNFLEISQPNTAYKVASLVKKGYVRKVQSKEDKREFYLELTDRFQNYQKIKNEYIHTVIDRMEAELSKEDLEKFEEILARISNEFMPEVTTFMLENTNS, from the coding sequence ATGATAGAAGAATTATTTAGTGAAGTATATGAAAAATTTAAACTGAATTTTTACAAGAATATATTTAAAAATTTTGAGACCAGAGAAGCCACCTTATCTGCAACAGAAACATTTTGTGTAGAGGTTATTAATGCATTAGGGCGACCAACAATAAGTGAATTAACGAATTTTTTGGAAATTTCACAACCTAATACTGCATACAAGGTAGCAAGTCTTGTAAAAAAAGGATATGTTAGAAAGGTTCAATCAAAAGAGGACAAAAGGGAATTCTATTTAGAATTAACAGATAGATTTCAAAATTATCAAAAGATTAAAAATGAGTATATCCATACGGTAATAGATAGGATGGAAGCAGAATTATCTAAAGAGGATTTAGAGAAATTTGAAGAAATTCTTGCAAGAATTAGCAATGAATTTATGCCTGAAGTTACTACATTTATGTTAGAAAATACAAATTCATAG
- the fabZ gene encoding 3-hydroxyacyl-ACP dehydratase FabZ yields MEYNINEIEKIIPHRYPFLLVDKIIDGKEGEWAKGIKCVTANEPFFQGHFPGYKVMPGVLIIEALAQVGAVALLTIDEFKGKIALFGGIKKAKFKRQIIPGDVLELECRLTKRRGNVGFGEAIAKVGDQVAVTAELTFFISD; encoded by the coding sequence ATGGAATATAATATTAATGAAATAGAAAAAATTATCCCACATAGATATCCTTTTTTATTAGTAGATAAGATTATTGACGGAAAAGAAGGGGAATGGGCTAAGGGAATTAAATGTGTAACTGCAAATGAACCATTTTTCCAAGGACATTTTCCAGGTTATAAAGTTATGCCGGGAGTATTAATAATAGAGGCCTTAGCACAAGTAGGTGCTGTTGCATTGCTGACTATTGATGAATTCAAAGGTAAAATTGCGTTATTTGGAGGAATTAAAAAGGCTAAGTTCAAAAGACAAATTATTCCGGGAGATGTACTTGAATTAGAATGTAGACTTACAAAAAGAAGAGGAAATGTTGGATTTGGTGAAGCAATAGCAAAAGTAGGAGACCAAGTTGCAGTTACAGCTGAATTGACATTTTTCATTTCTGACTAA